A single Chanos chanos chromosome 8, fChaCha1.1, whole genome shotgun sequence DNA region contains:
- the LOC115817910 gene encoding tubulin alpha chain isoform X1, producing MRECISMHVGQAGAQMGNACWELYCLEHGIQPDGQMPSDKTIGGGDDSFNTFFSETGAGKHVPRAVFVDLEPTVIDEVRTGTYRQLFHPEQLITGKEDAANNYARGHYTIGKEIIDLVLDRTRKLADQCTGLQGFLIFHSFGGGTGSGFTSLLMERLSVDYGKKSKLEFAVYPAPQVSTAVVEPYNSILTTHTTLEHSDCAFMVDNEAIYDICRRNLDIERPTYTNLNRLIGQIVSSITASLRFDGALNVDLTEFQTNLVPYPRIHFPLATYAPVISAEKAYHEQLSVADITNACFEPANQMVKCDPRHGKYMACCLLYRGDVVPKDVNSAIATIKTKRSIQFVDWCPTGFKVGINYQPPTVVPGGDLAKVQRAVCMLSNTTAIAEAWARLDHKFDLMYAKRAFVHWYVGEGMEEGEFSEAREDMAALEKDYEEVGTDSIGDEDEEGEEY from the exons ATG CGTGAGTGTATTTCCATGCACGTCGGCCAAGCCGGAGCCCAGATGGGCAATGCATGCTGGGAGCTGTACTGCCTGGAGCATGGGATCCAGCCTGACGGTCAGATGCCTAGTGACAAAACCATTGGAGGAGGAGACGACTCCTTCAACACCTTCTTCAGTGAGACAGGAGCTGGCAAACATGTCCCTCGCGCTGTGTTTGTGGACCTGGAGCCCACTGTCATTG ATGAGGTACGAACGGGTACCTACCGCCAGCTGTTCCACCCAGAGCAGCTGATTACTGGTAAAGAGGATGCTGCCAACAATTATGCCCGTGGGCACTACACAATTGGCAAGGAGATCATCGACCTGGTGCTGGACAGGACCCGCAAACTG GCGGACCAGTGCACTGGGCTCCAGGGATTCCTGATCTTCCACAGTTTTGGTGGTGGTACCGGCTCCGGGTTTACCTCCCTCCTCATGGAGCGTCTGTCTGTTGACTACGGGAAGAAGTCCAAGCTTGAATTTGCTGTCTACCCCGCACCCCAAGTTTCCACAGCTGTGGTGGAGCCTTACAACTCCATCTTGACCACCCACACCACCCTGGAACACTCCGACTGTGCCTTCATGGTGGACAACGAGGCCATTTACGACATCTGCCGTAGGAACCTGGACATTGAGCGTCCCACCTACACCAACCTGAACCGGCTGATCGGTCAGATCGTGTCCTCCATCACGGCCTCGCTGCGCTTCGACGGCGCCCTGAACGTGGATCTGACCGAGTTCCAGACCAACCTGGTGCCCTACCCTCGTATCCACTTCCCCCTGGCAACCTATGCCCCCGTGATCTCTGCCGAAAAGGCCTACCACGAGCAGCTGTCTGTTGCTGATATCACCAACGCTTGCTTcgaaccagccaatcagatggtCAAGTGCGACCCCCGTCACGGCAAATACATGGCCTGCTGTCTCCTGTACCGTGGTGACGTGGTGCCCAAAGACGTCAACTCCGCCATCGCCACCATCAAAACCAAACGCTCCATCCAGTTTGTGGACTGGTGTCCTACCGGCTTCAAGGTGGGTATCAACTACCAGCCCCCGACCGTGGTGCCCGGAGGAGACCTGGCAAAGGTGCAGAGGGCCGTGTGCATGCTCAGCAACACCACGGCTATCGCCGAGGCCTGGGCCCGTCTGGACCACAAGTTTGACCTGATGTACGCCAAGCGGGCCTTCGTCCACTGGTACGTCGGGGAAGGCATGGAGGAGGGAGAGTTCTCCGAGGCCAGAGAAGACATGGCTGCCCTGGAGAAGGATTACGAAGAGGTGGGAACAGACAGCATTGGAGATGAAGACGAAGAGGGAGAAGAGTACTAA
- the LOC115817910 gene encoding tubulin alpha chain isoform X2, whose product MHVGQAGAQMGNACWELYCLEHGIQPDGQMPSDKTIGGGDDSFNTFFSETGAGKHVPRAVFVDLEPTVIDEVRTGTYRQLFHPEQLITGKEDAANNYARGHYTIGKEIIDLVLDRTRKLADQCTGLQGFLIFHSFGGGTGSGFTSLLMERLSVDYGKKSKLEFAVYPAPQVSTAVVEPYNSILTTHTTLEHSDCAFMVDNEAIYDICRRNLDIERPTYTNLNRLIGQIVSSITASLRFDGALNVDLTEFQTNLVPYPRIHFPLATYAPVISAEKAYHEQLSVADITNACFEPANQMVKCDPRHGKYMACCLLYRGDVVPKDVNSAIATIKTKRSIQFVDWCPTGFKVGINYQPPTVVPGGDLAKVQRAVCMLSNTTAIAEAWARLDHKFDLMYAKRAFVHWYVGEGMEEGEFSEAREDMAALEKDYEEVGTDSIGDEDEEGEEY is encoded by the exons ATGCACGTCGGCCAAGCCGGAGCCCAGATGGGCAATGCATGCTGGGAGCTGTACTGCCTGGAGCATGGGATCCAGCCTGACGGTCAGATGCCTAGTGACAAAACCATTGGAGGAGGAGACGACTCCTTCAACACCTTCTTCAGTGAGACAGGAGCTGGCAAACATGTCCCTCGCGCTGTGTTTGTGGACCTGGAGCCCACTGTCATTG ATGAGGTACGAACGGGTACCTACCGCCAGCTGTTCCACCCAGAGCAGCTGATTACTGGTAAAGAGGATGCTGCCAACAATTATGCCCGTGGGCACTACACAATTGGCAAGGAGATCATCGACCTGGTGCTGGACAGGACCCGCAAACTG GCGGACCAGTGCACTGGGCTCCAGGGATTCCTGATCTTCCACAGTTTTGGTGGTGGTACCGGCTCCGGGTTTACCTCCCTCCTCATGGAGCGTCTGTCTGTTGACTACGGGAAGAAGTCCAAGCTTGAATTTGCTGTCTACCCCGCACCCCAAGTTTCCACAGCTGTGGTGGAGCCTTACAACTCCATCTTGACCACCCACACCACCCTGGAACACTCCGACTGTGCCTTCATGGTGGACAACGAGGCCATTTACGACATCTGCCGTAGGAACCTGGACATTGAGCGTCCCACCTACACCAACCTGAACCGGCTGATCGGTCAGATCGTGTCCTCCATCACGGCCTCGCTGCGCTTCGACGGCGCCCTGAACGTGGATCTGACCGAGTTCCAGACCAACCTGGTGCCCTACCCTCGTATCCACTTCCCCCTGGCAACCTATGCCCCCGTGATCTCTGCCGAAAAGGCCTACCACGAGCAGCTGTCTGTTGCTGATATCACCAACGCTTGCTTcgaaccagccaatcagatggtCAAGTGCGACCCCCGTCACGGCAAATACATGGCCTGCTGTCTCCTGTACCGTGGTGACGTGGTGCCCAAAGACGTCAACTCCGCCATCGCCACCATCAAAACCAAACGCTCCATCCAGTTTGTGGACTGGTGTCCTACCGGCTTCAAGGTGGGTATCAACTACCAGCCCCCGACCGTGGTGCCCGGAGGAGACCTGGCAAAGGTGCAGAGGGCCGTGTGCATGCTCAGCAACACCACGGCTATCGCCGAGGCCTGGGCCCGTCTGGACCACAAGTTTGACCTGATGTACGCCAAGCGGGCCTTCGTCCACTGGTACGTCGGGGAAGGCATGGAGGAGGGAGAGTTCTCCGAGGCCAGAGAAGACATGGCTGCCCTGGAGAAGGATTACGAAGAGGTGGGAACAGACAGCATTGGAGATGAAGACGAAGAGGGAGAAGAGTACTAA
- the LOC115817908 gene encoding tubulin alpha-1A chain-like has translation MRECISVHVGQAGVQMGNACWELYCLEHGIQPDGQMPSDKTIGGGDDSFNTFFSETGAGKHVPRAVFVDLEPTVIDEVRTGTYRQLFHPEQLITGKEDAANNYARGHYTIGKEIIDLVLDRIRKLADQCTGLQGFLIFHSFGGGTGSGFTSLLMERLSVDYGKKSKLEFAIYPAPQVSTAVVEPYNSILTTHTTLEHSDCAFMVDNEAIYDICRRNLDIERPTYTNLNRLIGQIVSSITASLRFDGALNVDLTEFQTNLVPYPRIHFPLATYAPVISAEKAYHEQLSVAEITNACFEPANQMVKCDPRHGKYMACCLLYRGDVVPKDVNSAIATIKTKRTIQFVDWCPTGFKVGINYQPPTVVPGGDLAKVQRAVCMLSNTTAIAEAWARLDHKFDLMYAKRAFVHWYVGEGMEEGEFSEAREDMAALEKDYEEVGTDSIGDEGEEEGEEY, from the exons atg CGTGAGTGCATCTCAGTACATGTAGGTCAGGCAGGTGTCCAGATGGGCAATGCATGCTGGGAGCTGTACTGCCTGGAGCATGGGATCCAGCCTGACGGTCAGATGCCTAGTGACAAAACCATAGGAGGAGGAGACGACTCCTTCAACACCTTCTTCAGTGAGACAGGAGCTGGAAAACACGTCCCTCGCGCTGTCTTTGTGGACCTGGAGCCCACTGTCATTG ATGAGGTACGAACGGGAACCTACCGCCAACTGTTCCACCCAGAGCAGCTGATTACTGGTAAAGAGGATGCTGCCAACAATTATGCCCGTGGGCACTACACAATTGGCAAGGAGATCATCGACCTGGTGCTGGACAGGATCCGCAAACTG GCTGACCAATGTACAGGGCTCCAGGGATTCCTGATCTTCCACAGTTTTGGTGGAGGCACCGGCTCTGGCTTTACCTCCCTCCTCATGGAACGTCTGTCCGTTGACTACGGGAAGAAGTCCAAGCTTGAATTTGCCATTTACCCCGCACCCCAAGTTTCCACAGCTGTGGTGGAGCCTTACAACTCCATCCTGACCACCCACACCACCCTGGAACACTCCGACTGTGCCTTCATGGTGGACAACGAGGCCATTTACGACATCTGCCGTAGGAACCTGGACATTGAGCGTCCCACCTACACCAACCTGAACAGGCTGATCGGTCAGATCGTGTCCTCCATCACGGCCTCGCTGCGCTTCGACGGCGCCCTGAACGTGGATCTGACCGAGTTCCAGACCAACCTGGTGCCCTACCCTCGTATCCACTTCCCCCTGGCAACCTATGCCCCTGTGATCTCTGCCGAAAAGGCTTACCATGAGCAGCTGTCAGTGGCTGAAATTACCAACGCTTGTTTCGAACCAGCCAACCAGATGGTCAAGTGCGACCCCCGTCACGGCAAATACATGGCCTGCTGTCTCCTGTACCGTGGTGACGTGGTGCCCAAAGACGTCAACTCCGCCATCGCCACCATCAAAACCAAACGCACCATCCAGTTTGTAGACTGGTGTCCTACCGGCTTCAAGGTGGGTATCAACTACCAGCCCCCAACCGTGGTGCCCGGAGGAGACCTGGCAAAGGTGCAGAGGGCCGTGTGCATGCTCAGCAACACCACGGCTATCGCCGAGGCCTGGGCCCGTCTGGACCACAAGTTTGACCTGATGTACGCCAAGCGGGCCTTCGTCCACTGGTACGTCGGGGAAGGCATGGAGGAGGGAGAGTTCTCCGAGGCCAGAGAAGACATGGCTGCCCTGGAGAAGGATTACGAAGAGGTGGGAACAGACAGCATTGGAGACgaaggggaagaagaaggagaggaatattaa
- the bin1b gene encoding myc box-dependent-interacting protein 1b, whose translation MAEIGKGVTAGKLASNVQKKITRAQEKVLQKLGKADETRDTAFEEGVANFNKQLAEGTKLQKDLRAYLAAVKTMHESSKRLQDCLADMYEPDWFGKEEVDSIAEDTDLLWMDFHQKLVDNALISMDTYLAQFPDIKARIAKRDRKLVDYDSARHHFASIQKGKKKDEVKIAKAEEELGRAQKVFEEINADLQEELPSLWNSRVGFYVNTFQSVTGLEEKFHREMGKLSQNLFDVMTKLEEQREIKTGVKKTTSGKSEAAANHDLSAESATGIPKSPSKNAVSAATNGSSDASGLPAGVLYKVKALHDYAATDGDELDLKAGDVILVVPFDNPDEQDDGWLLGVKESVWLQKKDLSVKGVFPENFTQKL comes from the exons GTACTGCAAAAGTTGGGGAAGGCAGATGAAACGCGGGACACGGCCTTTGAGGAGGGAGTGGCCAACTTCAACAAGCAGCTG GCTGAGGGCACCAAACTGCAGAAAGATTTGAGGGCATACCTGGCTGcagtaaaaa CCATGCATGAGTCCTCCAAGCGTCTGCAGGACTGTCTGGCAGATATGTATGAACCGGACTGGTTTGGCAAGGAGGAGGTGGACTCCATCGCAGAG GACACAGATCTGCTATGGATGGACTTTCATCAGAAGCTTGTTGACAATGCTCTCATCTCCATGGATACGTACTTGGCACAGTTTCCTGACATTAAG GCTCGCATCGCTAAGCGCGACAGAAAGCTGGTGGACTATGACAGTGCCAGGCATCATTTTGCCTCTATACAGAAAGGCAAGAAAAAGGACGAGGTTAAAATCGCCAAG gcaGAGGAGGAACTGGGAAGAGCCCAGAAGGTATTTGAGGAGATCAATGCGGATCTTCAGGAAGAACTCCCGTCTCTCTGGAACAG TCGTGTTGGCTTTTACGTTAACACATTCCAGAGTGTCACTGGATTGGAGGAAAAGTTCcacagagagatgggaaag CTCAGTCAGAATCTGTTCGACGTCATGACCAAGCTGGAGGAGCAGCGTGAAATTAA AACAGGCGTGAAGAAAACAACCAGTGGGAAGAG TGAAGCGGCTGCGAACCATGACCTCAGTGCAGAGTCGGCAACAGGCATCCCTAAGTCCCCATCAAAG AATGCTGTCTCCGCGGCGACCAACGGTTCATCAGACGCCTCAGGACTTCCTGCAGGAGTTCTCTATAAG gtTAAAGCCTTGCATGACTATGCTGCCACAGATGGTGATGAGCTGGACCTGAAAGCTGGTGATGTCATTTTAGTCGTACCCTTTGACAACCCAGACGAAcag gatGACGGTTGGTTGTTGGGTGTCAAAGAGTCTGTGTGGCTGCAGAAAAAGGATCTTTCGGTTAAAGGAGTTTTCCCCGAAAACTTCACCCAGAAGTTGTGA